In Brachypodium distachyon strain Bd21 chromosome 5, Brachypodium_distachyon_v3.0, whole genome shotgun sequence, the genomic window GCCTGCCGGCAAAAACCCGTCCTTGCCACGCCTCTCTTCCAGAAGGTTCTGATGGATTCTTCTATAGAATCCTGGTTCATTGACCGTTGATTTGAGGACTTGAGGCCACCAACTGCATGCATAcaaagatactccctccgatttcAAATTCTtttcgttgttttagtgcaaatttgaactaaaacaacgacaacattttaggatcggaggaattCTTTATTCCCACCGGTGCTTCATAGTTTGAGTACCATTGTGTCCATTAaggatgtgtttggttcaGGCGTTGGGGCCAACCTGGCCCAAAACGATTTTTATCTTTGTTTGGTTCGGAGGCTGACCCATCCACGAGCGAAAAAAAGCCCCAAAACTTAGATGAACTTAAACGGCTTCTGGTTGGCTAGATTTAAGCGAGCTCCTTCAGCTGTAAAGTGCAATGTACAATTTTGAAGCCCCACGAATTGGTTACGTTAGTACTGGCGTTGTAAGCTTTTCGTTCGACAACATTTGACTTTCCCACATATTTGCCCATGGAAGAGACCTCGGTGTAGTAAAAAGGGCGGAAAGAAGAAATGTGTAGGACATCGGTTCTTTATTCCGCTTTCAGAAGTCTTGATGTCAACTTCATGTATTTTTTCCCTAAATTTCCTTAATCTTTATGTTGGGCAAAAATTGTCATAATCTTAACTAGCGGGGTGGCCTTCGCATATTGTGTGCCTAGACTTGTATAGTAGAATGATATTTATAGGCCTTCTCATGTTGCGTGGCAAGACTTGTATGATCAAATGATATTTttatacatttatttattttagttttctgATAGATTGATTATATATGCAATTTAGATTTATATATTTGTATGCAATTTAGACTTGCTTAATGgttttgtaatattttgatttgttttataATTTCTTGCTTTTTATTAACCAAAACTTAAGTTTTTTACTTGCTTATGGTGATAAAGATCTTTTGAATGATAGAATGGAATTTTCTAAATGATTGGTTTAAATTCATAACTATATTATATTGTAGATTTGGTAGTCAATACATGTTAGCAAGAGAGTTGTATTTTATTAGCATGGTCGACAATACAAAAGTGGTGAACTTTATTAGTAAAAAATAGGGAGGAAAAGAAATGCAAATTAATAGAGAGGATATAAACATATTGTTGCTCCACTTTTTGAATTCGTAAAGCTCTTGATTCGATTCCGTCCAGGGTTTATTGTTTCCTTACCGTGGCCAAATAGTTCGTCTCGAAATGTTACGACAAGGGTTGTATGGTCGGTAGAATCAAGAGATATCGAGTAACGAACTGATACAAAGATATATATTTGTGATTTAGTCAGCAAATTATAAGACAGTTTGAATCAGCATCGTGACTCATGTGCCCATTATATGGTCGCAGATGTTGCTGAGTTGTTGTGACCGTCAACAACTCGTGCTCGTACCTTTTTATACTTAACACACCATCCTTATCGGTGTGCGTGAGAACTTCTTCGCACGACCACATCTATCCTTGGCAACGTTACGATGTTGTCAATCACATgataaagcaaaaaaaatagagagaCGGAGGTATAGGACAACCAATGTAGTTTTAGATAAAATATGTGATGTATTAACGACCTTCGTTTCCAAGATGAGGGCTTAGACTTGATTGTCGAAAAGCTATATTTTGCACGAGTGAGCCAAATTCAAACCAAGCCAAGTATGCACTAACATCCAtagctcttttacggtatcCTGGAATACATATGGGTCATCCATTTCCTTTGATCTAAGGGTTCAGATTATCCAATACTACTTCTTAATACTCCAATATGGATGCATAAAGTACCGTCTAAAAAATATTATCATTAAAAAGGGTCAAGTCATACTCTATCAGCAAAGTAGGCTGGTCTGTTGCTTCTCCAAATTCAGCTAGAGTCGAGTCCTGACCGAAGTTGCCCAAAGCCTCGACTCACATCTGAAAAGTCTAAGCTATCAAATTTTGGTACCAGTGCAAAGATGGtttcaaaagtcaaaactgACTACGACGCCTAGGTGCATTGGGTTGGTTTGGACTTTCAATCGTATTAACGTTTTGCTTTTTTCACTGAACTATTGCGAAatattttttaacaaaaatattACAACCGATTTCTTTTCCGTACGTATGCGAGATCAATGTTAATACCGATCGCATTATGTTACGACAAATCTGGAACCTATGTTAACTTTTGCAAAGTTTGTACCATATAGAACTTCTATTGCTTTAATGATATATTAGATACCACGAACGGTGCCTTTTGAAACAATTTTGCCTCCTCCCCTGGCTCGGCGCCGACTCCTAGGGAGAAGAAGTGGAAAATTGTTCCGAAAGGTACCACACTGTAATTATGTTTAGGAAAAGATCATTTAGGAAAAACACCCGTCAACTTCAACGATAAAAAGATGGCATGATCTATTAGTGTATATGCCAAAACCTAAAGAGAGGTTAGATCTTCTACGATCATTAGTAAAAGATACTCAAAACCCGTTGGATGAGCGGTATGCATGAATTGAGAAACATAAGAATAGAAAAAGACACGGGAACAGATACGTACCAGATATCAAGATGCATTGGATTGTAGGATTTTTGAAGGAAATCTGGAGAAAAGGTTTCCCGTAGGAATAATCCCTATAGCACAGTTTGGAACGTAGGACCacaggaaaaataaaagaaacttTCCTATGCCACCGTTTTCAGAGGAAAACCACAGGAACCAACAAATCCACGCAgaactattttttctttcctttgcgTCAATCAAGAAAAATCATGCAGCTATAGCCGAGGCTGTAcctccgccgctgcagccGCAAGAGATGGTGCATACTTCCGTCTAGGAAGAGAAGCTGTTCCGTGTACTTGCCTTTGCTGGATCAGTTGGCTGGGACGGGAAGATTTGTGGCCTCATTTGTCACTGCACTTCGAGACACatgatttcacaaaaaatatggATGGAGTTTTATGATCAGTACATGACCTTGTTAATTATAAAATCCTATGTTTTCTCAATCCTACATTCCAAACGGGTTATTGTAAATTTTTTTCCTGTGGTTTATGTTCTTATGTTTTCCAAGTGCATTCATTTCATgttcctgtgtttttttttcctattcctgtgttttttaCTCATGCGTTTGGAACACGGGATAGGAAAAACATGGGTATATGAAAAATACAGGAATTGAGATGACATGACTCACAAATCCTACGAAGATTGAAAACACAGGAATGAAGAAGAGTAGCCATTTGGAATGCATGATAGGAAAAGTATGagaaatttcaaatcaaattgGTCTCAAATGAAATCGCATTACCGATCATACCAAACAAGGGAAATTGGCTAACCTCGTGAAAAACAATTAGAGTAGATTAAACCAAACCTGCTAGATGCAATAAATCTATGCATTAGAATCACTACACCTACACATAATTAACTCTATTGACTAGCCATGCACACGGCAACGAGAATTCTCATCGAATCTGCTAGCAGGCTAGCCCTTGCTTGCCGCTGCTTCCGCTGTTTCCTGCCAGGATTCTTTCCAAGAGATCTGACCAAAtgcttttttttcatgtgaaATGAGAAAGATAGGAAGCCATTCCTTTGAAACCCAATTTCCTATTCCCGTGTTCCAAAGGACACAAAGGAAAAATTTCCAATGAAAATCCTATCCCACAAGATTCCCATGTTCCAAACAAGGCCTATGTTATTTGGTTACATTACAGGAAAACACAGGAATTTTCTTAGAGAACGTGTACATGGCATGTTCTCGTAGAGGCAAAGGAAAATTTTCTATGGACTGGGGTTATAGGAAAGGAaccctttggattttcaaggGATCAACACTTTCAAAAAAAGGATCTCTAGATTAACTTTGCCTATGGGTTGAAGCCTTACAAATTTCTTCGATCCAAAGAAAGACCTTAACGAGTTACTCTGAAAAGATGATGCTTTTTTTTGTAGAGGTCTCCATGTAAATTCCTCTAGCAGTAGTATGGATCTCTGAGCGCTATATTTTTCACAGTACGTTTATCATTCTTTGCTTAGTAAATTACATGAAAATCCATATTTAACGGCACTTGTAACAAAAAACCACGAACTCAGATAATTTaactttttttgaggggaaaataATTTTAATTGATACCCACATCTGCAACACTAATGAGTAACAATGACCTTGAAATGGTTAGTTTGGCACTTTGGCTATGTTGATGATTCAGGCCACGCGTCATACACAGTATCCGTTTGTGGTGGCTCTAGCCTCTCTGGCCCATCAGCTTGAGCTGCATCTTGATGCTAGCCAGTAGTTACTGCTGATTGTCTACATCTGGTCCTCTGAACCCACGGCCATCGTTCCTGCTGCTCCCCGACCCCGCCGTTTTCCCTTGGAGCACCACCTCGACAACACGAATCTTCCTTTCACCACCGCATGCGTGCCTCCGCCGTTCGAGCCACCCTGCATCGTCGACCCCTCCGCTGGCACCCAACCTCGCCGATGCGAGCCTCCTTCGTCGCCTCCCGGTCCAAGCCGACGCCCAACAAGCTTCACAGTGATGTCGTGATGCCAAAGGACCCCGCCCCAACTCCACTCCATGCTTGGAGCATCGTGCATGCTGCCGTCTTCCCCAACGCCGACGACTTCTCCATCGCTACACTGCACCGCCTCGCCACTACTTCGCCGTCGAGCCCATCGTgagcctctcctctcctttctcctcctcccgcatAGCCGCTATTAAAGTGTATAAGTAGATTGCCTGGCCCCTTCCATCAGATCGGTATTTTGGTTacgttggctagcgcatgaaacttgacatggtatcagagccaaaaGTTTCAAGTTCAAGTCCTAGTTTTCACAATTTATATTAAAAATTGATGTTACCCCCTCCGTCCATGTATTAGCCTCTAGAGCCACCATACCTCTGAGTTTACACGTGTTGACTTCTCTTCACCGTCACAcgtgagggggggggggtgttaaagtgtataagtggattgcttGGCCCCTTcgatcagatcggtcttttggttgcgttggctagcgcatgaaacTTGACAGCCGCCTAGTCTTGCCGTCACCACCGAgccctgccaccgccgccattgTCCCTCTGTGCAACCGTAGCCGCACCTCCCCTGAACGTCCCTACCGAGCCATGCACTTGAGCCGGCCCAACCGCCCCTAGCCTATCTCCTACAGGCCCAGACACCTCCGACGGCGACCATGGAGAAGGCGACGAAGAATGCTTTGTTGCCACAACCGATCGGGTGGTCGGCTCGGCTCATATCTCGGCTACAGCCGATGGGAAGAAGACTTGATATAGAATCTAGATTGTGAGCATGACAGGTGGACCCGAATCATTAATTTGGCGAAATATGAggagttttttttagtaatTAGTCTTCAACTCGTGGCTATAAGTTACCTTTGGGTTTATGGTTTTTTGTTACAAGAGCCGCTAaatatgtgtgtttgtgtAATTTACTCTTCTTTGCTAAGGCTTAGAAGAATTTCATTCCATTTTCCACACAAACGTTTCCGAGTGAAATCGCAACAAAAACATTATTGCGGTTGATATTGGTGTCATGGTGTGGATAAAGTAGCCAatgtttcagaaaaaaaaacgatgaAATGACGAAGTGGATAGGACATAGGCAAAACTCCCTCTCTTGCCATCGCACAAGGAACCATTTGACCAGCAGAGATGGAGCATTATATTCATTGAAAGGCAAACCAATcaaatgtttgtttgtttattcCGCAAGAAATCAAATGTTTTTTCCTCGAATGGTAACAACAGACAAGACCAAGGTGTTCCCGCACTATCAAAAAATCAGCAAATCGATCTCGAAAGCATTCGGAAGGATATTGCAAAACTCCCTGAATTGTTCGCACGACCATCAAACGACGACACCTGACCTATCGCAGCGAGGCACTAACCAACCAATCAAAGGGATCAGCCGCAGGATCGCGTGCGCGTCAATCGCAACCAAATCGAGCGCGCTTCCTCGCCCGGCCCTCGATGGAGCAGCCGACGCGCTTCCTCTCCTGGTCCTCGTCGCTGGAGTAGTAGTCGTcggcttcctcctcgtcctcgctggGGCAGCCGGAGTccgggagcacctcctcgtcgtcgtcggagacggaaggcgtcggcggcggcggatggacCACGGGCGTCCTGAAGACCTTGCAGACGACGCAGTCCATGCTCGCCGCGGCCCAGGGCCCGGCCCGGAAGGCGGCCGCGCCCTTGTTGAGCCGGTACTCCTTCATCAGCCACGGCGTCGGCACCGACGCCACCCCCCTGCCGTCGCCGCGCAGCCACGTCACGTGGAACGCGAACCTGCGTCTGAAGGCGACCGCCGCCTGAGGATCCCCGCCGTGCCCGTATCCCTTGTCGAGGCCGTACCGCACCCAGCACCCGCCGGGCACCGGCCGCGCGTCGCCGGCGGGACGGGCCGCGAAGAAGTAGCCCCACACGTCCCCGTTCGGCCGCGTCCTGTTGCAGCTGGGGTGGAAGGGGAGCGCCTCGGGGCTCGCGGAGAAGACATCCACGCCCTCCGCAACGTGGCCGGGGAAGAAGgtgccgcggccgccgtggagCGCCTTGGGGGCCAGGTACTGCGTGATGATCTGGCGGCCGTTGGGTTTGGTGAACGCGTGGCCCGGTGGTGGCTGCGGAGTCCGCACGGCCGTTGAAGCCATTTGCCACGAACGAAGTGCTAAGCTTCTAGCGGAAGGAGACGAAGAGGAGTTGAAATGATCGTTATGTGGGATTTTGGGATGGGGGGATGTAATTTATAGGTGGAATGGCCTCACGGCAGGTGATGTTCTAGGAGCGATCGCTTTGTTGCGTTTTAACCAGAGCAGAGCTTGCACGACAGAGAGACGGAGCAAGGAACCCACGAGTGGAGAGGAAGGCTAGGATGATGGAGAGCACTACCAGCTATAAGAAGCTAACCGGAGAATAGTCCGATGGCAGTCCGTCGTTGTTTCTTTTCCCGGTGGCCTCTCTTAGCCTCCTTTTATCAACAACGTCGCGTCTGCGTGCGTGTATTGTCCGTGGGTGCAGTGCACACCGAAACCTAAAACCCCTCGTAAACGGAATCCGATACCGACCATTACTCGGCCTTTCCGCAACTTGCCAAGTTTAATCGCTTCGACGCGATACACATAGCCACCTTTCGCACAGCCTGCAAGCTGTCTCCAGTGATCGATCCTTCCGTCGATCTATGCAGGTGCCGCAGCCCACGCCGGCCGAGCAGCCGGCTACCACGCAGACGCACCGCGCAGACGAATCCGCCTTCGCCTTCACGGCCACCGCGTGCAACGGCGCCGTCCGCCTGCGCGCCTCGGGGCGCCGCACGCTGGCCGCCGGCCTCCACGAGCACCAGCTCTTCATCCACCTCGTCCTCCGCGACAACGGCAGCCGCGTCCTCCGGGTGAACAAGTCCAGCAGCGCGGCCGAGTTCCTGGCCATGGGCCGGGCGAGGCGGGCCAGGGCGGTCGCGTGCCTCGTGGCCAGGGCGCGGTTCCCAACGGAGTGCTGCGAGGTCCTGGAGCGGGTCTGCGCGCTTGCGGCGGCGCGTGGAAGGAAGAGGACGTGCGACGACGTCACGGTGGCCGTCGTCTGGAGGCCGCGTGCcggagaggaggcggtggcagcaaggcCGGGGCATGACGCCAGTGCATCTGCGGATCGGCCGTATACCGTGTTGTTGTCGTGGCTGTCCATGTCGGCCTCGTCGTTCCTGTTTTGGTTGCTCGGATGGGGCGACGAAAGCTAGCTACTGGTTCAACTGTACGAAGATGTGATGCGTCTGGCGCTGGCCGTCTCGGAAGTTTCTTTTCCTCCTCACGCTCTCGAGAACCAGCAAGTTTTCAGAGATTGGCTTCGAGTGGCTCCTCAACAGTCGACGCTGAATGGGGCTGGACCGTTCCTCTTCCTCAGCCCAAGTGAAAAAAGCATTGGCCGTGGAGCGCTTCAGGATCAGGCATCAGCCGATCAAAAAAATCGAAATGATTTTTTCTCTAAGAGGCGGACTGGATTCAAGAATTAGTGCGGATGTGGGAAGCGAAGGCCAAAGAAACGATCGGCACCTCAGAGAGGAGCCGTTTCAGAGATTACGGTCCACCTGCAGTAACTGCAACAGTTAAGCAATAATAACTTAATGTTGTTTAGGGATGCGCTGGATTGGCGAAGGAAGCGCTCCAACCATTTTCATTCAAGCCACCTCCATGACTAATTCTGCTTTGCAGTCTGAAGCTCAAGCTCTTGAGCTAGCAGCTGAAATATGTCATGTTTTGAAGATGGAACATCAAAATTTACTTACAGACAGTCAAGTATTGACGGAGGCTGCAGCAAGAAGACATCCTTTCAAGAATCCATGGCATTGGACGATAAGACCAAATCTGCGTCAGTTCATATCCTGTACATAGG contains:
- the LOC104581393 gene encoding uncharacterized protein LOC104581393, with the translated sequence MASTAVRTPQPPPGHAFTKPNGRQIITQYLAPKALHGGRGTFFPGHVAEGVDVFSASPEALPFHPSCNRTRPNGDVWGYFFAARPAGDARPVPGGCWVRYGLDKGYGHGGDPQAAVAFRRRFAFHVTWLRGDGRGVASVPTPWLMKEYRLNKGAAAFRAGPWAAASMDCVVCKVFRTPVCGNTLVLSVVTIRGKNI